GACCGCCACCCAGCTGTCATAGCCGCTTCCGAGTGCTCCGGATACCCCGGCACTTCATGTGCTCGTTCGTTATCGGGCACGCCCAGGTAGATCAGCCCACCCTTTTCGGGTAAATCTACAAGCTTTACCTCTAGCGGCCCATCAATCTGCTCATCGAACGCGATGACCCGGCCGTCGCTCATCACAACACGACACTCTCTAAGACGCAGTACGCCATTACCAAGAGCCTCATCATCAAGTTTCAAGTGGAGTAACCCGCGCGCATGCAGTGCTCCAGCACTGACTCGCAAATCCTGAGCACGCTGCTGGTAACGATCCCACAGCTGAAAGTGCTGTGGAGCTACTAATACCCCTTCTGCCCATAATGGCCGTTCAATCTGAAGCCAGCTTTCCATGCTTGTGTTCCTTGTCGTCATACTCGCGATCATAAAAAAATAAAGAATTATCCCTAACCATCATCTTGATACGCTTGCTGCGACGCTTACCGAATAAGCGCTGAGGGAGTTTTTCGATCTGCTGCCAATACTCAGTAACAGGATCACGAAAAAAAGCAACTAATCCCAGATAATTTGCCTGATCTGCCATCGGCAGCCGAACCTCTTTGTTTTCTTCAGGACGTAGTATTACCTCATAGCGGTCCACCAGGTTACTTGCAAGCACCGAACTATCATCATCTAGCAGATCTACATAAGAGGCCTTGCTTAATTGCTCCTTGCCCTCAAGTTGGTATATGCGCAGCAGCAGGGACAAAGGCTCGCCTTGAGGACCGGGATTAATATCGGCTGCTGCGTCCAACTTTATATTTATATGCGGCGCACAACCACCAAGCATAAAAGTTGAAGAAATGATCGACAGGAGCAGCACAGCCCCAACTATTTTAGCCGCAACCCTAGCTCCTGATGACTCTGACAATAATCCTCTGGAGCATTCATGACAGCCTTCCCGACTCCATGCACGCCATAATACAGCGAGTGCATAGCTCACAATGGCATCTTTTAGAAGCCCCCTACAGCCCAAAAACCAGATCACCGTCAAGCACCTCCTCTATGCTTGCTGTAAAAACCCGATAAGATCTGATATGCCTCCACTCTATTGCCCTAACAGCGACAACCAAGTAACGCGGCGTTCCATCAGAGTGGGAAACCGGGAAACTACCGACCAAGCCATTTACGCTGATAAGCACCATCAAGCTCATGGCATGGGTCGGCAATTCAAGATCGCAGAAACCCATAGATAGCTGCAAACCATCTCCGGAATCATTCACCGCTCGCTGATTTATTATCTCACAGCGAGTAAGCTGCGGGGTTACATCGAATATCTCTGTAACTTTACCTTTGTTATTACGTAACAAATAACGTAACTCAACACTATCACCAGCGCGCCAATCAAATCCTGGCAGCACAATATCAACACTAATATCGCTTATTCTATTAGGACCTACCCAGGAGAATCGGCGATAATCGACTTCAACTCTTATCGGCGGAGCAAAAATGGCCTCACTAATATCTTTGTTTATTCTCCACCAACTCGACCACCGCTCCTGCCGCGACCTGCCAAATACCATCGGCCCACGCTCAGCGTATTGTCTAACCCACAAATAGGCAGGCGCATCTGATCCCTGATCGGCATTAAGTTCGTTAAACGCCCGAGCGGTAAATGGCCCATTACGATATAACTCTCCTAGTGGTCCATCCCGCAGTGTTTCGTAAACAATATAAACCAGACTTGCAGCTATCATCAGCAAAGCTGCGTATATCCCGCCCATCCTAAAATAAACAAGCAACGTGCCCAGAACTGTTAATGATATCGCTATCCCAATAGTGGCAGCTGCCAGAAAATCTCGATCTACCAGGGCCCTACCACCATCGAAAATGCTCAATGCTATACCCACTGCATTCGCCCCTGGGGCCATACGGCGGGCTAACCGCCGCAACATGCGCACCTGCGGATGGCTAGTTGTCCAGCGGCGGCGCTGGTACGCCTCAGCCATCTCAATAATCAGGTTCAAACTGTTGCTAGTTGCAATATAAGCGTTCAGTAGCTGACGAATACCCGCTGGGCCGTTTACCTCTGCTAATGCACTACGCAGGTTGATTATCTCTAAGACACCAAGAAACCCCCTGACAGCCTGGCCTGCCGGACCCTGAGTGAATCTTTCTGCCACATCGGCTAATCTTGTGGGCGCCTCACGACGCACCACCAACTCTGTTATGAGCTGGCCCGGAGCTATCCGTTGCCCTGGGGCAAAATCCGGATTACCTAGCACCCACAGCCTGGAATGGCCACGGTCTCTTGATACCATGCCGCTATATGCCTCATCGTGACTAGCTAACACCTCTAAGCGCTGATCAGCAAAGGCCAACTCTGAAGCACCGCTACCCCTCTTGCGAACCTGAGCCAGCCAACTCTGGACCATATCAATGCGCTGTTCGCCGAGCATCGCCGGCTCCAGCAGGCGCTTTTGCTGCTCAAGCGGGCCAATCAACTCGCTGCCAGGCAGGTCGAGGCGCTCGTAAAGACTAGCCATGGGGGTAAGCATTTCATGCTCATAACTAACTGGTGCCGCGAAGGTCTTGGCTAAATTCCAGAGCAGCTTTAGCCCGTCTACAGGACCTATAGCTCGGCGCTGTTCGGCCAGGCTTACTAGCCCTTCAATCTCGCGCAGGCTTGGAGGTGCCTGATTTAACTGTTGCTCCAAAGAGGTACGACTATAAGGCACCCCCTTACCGCGGCACGTCTTGCTAAGGCCAACAGGCCCGCTTAGAAGTCTGCCGCCCACCCGGATAAAATTATCTAATTCCCTTTCGCTGCAGAGCTGCTCTTGTTGCGGGTGAACCAGCAAGGCGTGCAATAAAGTTCTAGCGAGACGCAGATCTTCGCTATCGGCCTGGATCTGCTCATCACTAAGAAGATGGGAATCAGCTGCCGCTGCCGGCTCGGCCAAATCGTTGCAGTGCTCAGTTAAGGTTGCTATTCCAGCAAATGTGCGGCGGGGAGTATTATTGAGATAGTCCGCTAGAGCACTGACATAACGCTCTTCTGCAAGCAACTCTAGGCGTCGGCGCCGGCAAATTGCGATACGCTGGCGCAACTCGGCCCGCTCTTCTACAGCCAGAAGTTTTTCGAGAAGTTGACGGTCGGGTGGAACCTCACCGAAACCAACTTCTTTCTCAATAAAACCCAGCCTATATATTGTAGCCGCTGCCTGATGCAGTTCTGCGGCCCGAGAGCTCCCAGATTCTTCATCTGCATCCTCTTGATCGACCTCATAGTCTTCATCCGGCACATCTGCATAAGCCGCCATAATCAGTTCCTGAGGCGCGCGACCTGTCTGCAGGGAAGCAACTAAGGCAGCCAAATCGCAGCAAAGGAGCTCTTGCTCACGAGCCAAACAGCGCGCTTGACCGAGTGGATCATCAAGATATATCACTGGCAGCAAAGATTCTGCGTAAGGCAGCAGATCCTCTCGCACCGGACCAAACTCGCCCGGGAGCGGCTCGGCATTAACAAACTCATCACAGCCACCAATATTTCTGCTGCCAGACAAGTCATTAGCGGTAAAAGCTGGATAGCTTGACAGATCAATATCTAGCAGACGCTGCTCATCGACTGCCTGGCTCGCCTCAGCATCACTAGCCGAAGCTTGGCTATGTACCGTCAAACGCGGATCATCGTGGTGTAACCCACCATGTGCCTGCACCCGCGCCCAAGGCCATTGCACGGGAGAATAAACCGCGCTTAACTTGACCGGACTGCCGGCAACATAATACGGAATAACAACAACCGCTCGACCCTGACCTGTAGCGCGGCGCTCATCGCCATGCTCATAAGCCAAGTTAACCTCGCGGCTCATCCCATGCTCATCAAGCCAAAATTCACGCCATAAATACCTTTGCCCATCGTGCTCCCAAAACAGATAGATCCACCCCCCGAATCCACAACCGGCCATCTGCCGCTCATCAGGTGAGCGCGAGTAGAGCCGCAAAAGCACCGGCACCAATGCACTAGGTTGTAGTTCTTGCTCAGAAACGCCGTTCTGCGCCTGCGGATTGCTACTATCAGTTTCCTCTTCGAACCATACTGGCTGTTTTGCTCCGATGGTCAAAGGCACCTTCACGAAGCCATGGCGATCATCGACATCTAGCAGACTCAAATGGACAAATTCTGTTCCCTGAGGTAGTTCATGAGCCTTTACTAACCACCGCGAGCCGGTATTTTCCGCCCAACGAAAGGCCTTAACCCTATGCCAACTACCATCCTCGGCGTCGATGACAAGCTCTCCCGGCAAGGGCGCTTGACTCCCACCGGCAATCTCTATAGCGGTCAGCGGCAACATTTGCTCACCAGCAACCGGGTCAAACGCATCAGCCATGGCCGGTTTGCCTAAATCTTGAAGCAGCGGGGCAGAGGAGGTATTTTCAGTGTTAGAGACCATCTGCTCGAAGGCCCTAACCACCGGCACCCCTTCAACAAACACATCGGGTGAGCCTGCTAGGAAAGTCGCTTCGCCCTCGCGCATACCCGATACGATGCCACCCTGATCGCCACTTTCGTCGCCGCGCGAAACCTCTATCCGGGATGTCTCAACACATACCGGACAGCCCTCTACATAAACTGTGCTAGCAGTAGCCGTAACATCCGCAGTCTCAGCAACATTGACATAGGGGATAGGGATGACCGAGTTGCCAACCGTTGTATTACAGATATCTGTAGTTACCAGTTGCCCTTTTGACTCGGCATGCACCAAGGTAAGGCCGTTAGCACTCACAGTAGGTGGCATCAGCAGCTCTCCTGACCAGCTGCAAGTGACTCGAGCACAATACCGCCGGCACTGTCTGAACCCGCACCACC
This Halorhodospira halochloris DNA region includes the following protein-coding sequences:
- the tssJ gene encoding type VI secretion system lipoprotein TssJ, yielding MIWFLGCRGLLKDAIVSYALAVLWRAWSREGCHECSRGLLSESSGARVAAKIVGAVLLLSIISSTFMLGGCAPHINIKLDAAADINPGPQGEPLSLLLRIYQLEGKEQLSKASYVDLLDDDSSVLASNLVDRYEVILRPEENKEVRLPMADQANYLGLVAFFRDPVTEYWQQIEKLPQRLFGKRRSKRIKMMVRDNSLFFYDREYDDKEHKHGKLASD
- a CDS encoding PAAR-like domain-containing protein, which codes for MPPTVSANGLTLVHAESKGQLVTTDICNTTVGNSVIPIPYVNVAETADVTATASTVYVEGCPVCVETSRIEVSRGDESGDQGGIVSGMREGEATFLAGSPDVFVEGVPVVRAFEQMVSNTENTSSAPLLQDLGKPAMADAFDPVAGEQMLPLTAIEIAGGSQAPLPGELVIDAEDGSWHRVKAFRWAENTGSRWLVKAHELPQGTEFVHLSLLDVDDRHGFVKVPLTIGAKQPVWFEEETDSSNPQAQNGVSEQELQPSALVPVLLRLYSRSPDERQMAGCGFGGWIYLFWEHDGQRYLWREFWLDEHGMSREVNLAYEHGDERRATGQGRAVVVIPYYVAGSPVKLSAVYSPVQWPWARVQAHGGLHHDDPRLTVHSQASASDAEASQAVDEQRLLDIDLSSYPAFTANDLSGSRNIGGCDEFVNAEPLPGEFGPVREDLLPYAESLLPVIYLDDPLGQARCLAREQELLCCDLAALVASLQTGRAPQELIMAAYADVPDEDYEVDQEDADEESGSSRAAELHQAAATIYRLGFIEKEVGFGEVPPDRQLLEKLLAVEERAELRQRIAICRRRRLELLAEERYVSALADYLNNTPRRTFAGIATLTEHCNDLAEPAAAADSHLLSDEQIQADSEDLRLARTLLHALLVHPQQEQLCSERELDNFIRVGGRLLSGPVGLSKTCRGKGVPYSRTSLEQQLNQAPPSLREIEGLVSLAEQRRAIGPVDGLKLLWNLAKTFAAPVSYEHEMLTPMASLYERLDLPGSELIGPLEQQKRLLEPAMLGEQRIDMVQSWLAQVRKRGSGASELAFADQRLEVLASHDEAYSGMVSRDRGHSRLWVLGNPDFAPGQRIAPGQLITELVVRREAPTRLADVAERFTQGPAGQAVRGFLGVLEIINLRSALAEVNGPAGIRQLLNAYIATSNSLNLIIEMAEAYQRRRWTTSHPQVRMLRRLARRMAPGANAVGIALSIFDGGRALVDRDFLAAATIGIAISLTVLGTLLVYFRMGGIYAALLMIAASLVYIVYETLRDGPLGELYRNGPFTARAFNELNADQGSDAPAYLWVRQYAERGPMVFGRSRQERWSSWWRINKDISEAIFAPPIRVEVDYRRFSWVGPNRISDISVDIVLPGFDWRAGDSVELRYLLRNNKGKVTEIFDVTPQLTRCEIINQRAVNDSGDGLQLSMGFCDLELPTHAMSLMVLISVNGLVGSFPVSHSDGTPRYLVVAVRAIEWRHIRSYRVFTASIEEVLDGDLVFGL